One segment of Streptosporangium brasiliense DNA contains the following:
- a CDS encoding magnesium transporter CorA family protein, with the protein MDVRLVGNEGVEERPVEELAALLDREDVLVWVDIPGCDQEAAHVLSEVFGFHPMAVRDCVGRNRVPKVHAYPDHAFVVLHAPARGERGHVHYIELDQFIGRNYVVTVHGPINPAVDPGIALRETRAVLTRIVAGRLRPATPSELSYAIVSALIRNQEEYVETVTSDVWRLEQRVTGGQVGDPEEFLNELFRARHGLLAVRTMGALGGAIYGRMTNLTRVSPEGRRLVVDVADQFDRIRTLADGEREYLQGVIEFYQTTLTIKAALVGQAQNAEVKRLTEASYTQNEEIKKISAWAAIFFAPTLVGTVYGMNFVHMPELHWIAGYPLALVLMVLGSAVLYVMFRRRGWL; encoded by the coding sequence ATGGACGTTCGCCTGGTCGGCAACGAGGGGGTCGAGGAACGTCCCGTCGAAGAACTGGCGGCGCTGCTCGACCGTGAGGACGTCCTGGTCTGGGTGGACATCCCCGGCTGTGACCAGGAGGCCGCGCACGTGCTGTCGGAGGTGTTCGGCTTCCATCCGATGGCGGTCCGGGACTGCGTCGGGCGTAACCGGGTGCCCAAGGTGCACGCCTACCCGGACCACGCGTTCGTCGTCCTGCACGCCCCCGCCCGGGGCGAGCGCGGCCACGTGCACTACATCGAGCTCGACCAGTTCATCGGCCGGAACTACGTGGTGACCGTCCACGGACCGATCAACCCGGCGGTCGACCCGGGGATCGCCCTGCGTGAGACCCGCGCGGTGCTCACCCGGATCGTGGCGGGGCGCCTGCGCCCCGCCACGCCGTCCGAACTGTCGTACGCGATCGTCTCCGCCCTGATCCGCAATCAGGAGGAGTACGTGGAGACGGTGACGAGCGACGTGTGGCGGCTGGAGCAGCGGGTCACGGGCGGACAGGTCGGCGATCCCGAGGAGTTCCTCAACGAGCTGTTCCGGGCCCGCCACGGCCTGCTCGCCGTACGCACCATGGGCGCGCTGGGCGGCGCGATCTACGGGAGGATGACCAACCTCACCCGTGTCTCCCCCGAGGGGCGGCGGCTGGTGGTCGACGTCGCCGACCAGTTCGACCGGATCCGCACCCTGGCCGACGGCGAGAGGGAGTATCTCCAAGGGGTGATCGAGTTCTACCAGACCACCCTCACCATCAAGGCCGCGCTGGTCGGCCAGGCGCAGAACGCTGAGGTCAAGCGCCTGACCGAGGCCAGCTACACCCAGAACGAAGAGATCAAGAAGATCTCCGCGTGGGCGGCGATCTTCTTCGCCCCCACTCTCGTCGGCACCGTGTACGGCATGAACTTCGTCCACATGCCGGAGCTGCACTGGATCGCCGGCTACCCGTTGGCACTGGTCCTGATGGTGCTGGGATCCGCCGTGCTCTACGTGATGTTCAGGCGGCGGGGGTGGCTGTGA
- a CDS encoding RecQ family ATP-dependent DNA helicase: protein MLREEAEGRLRALAGEHARLREDQWAAIKALVMDRRRVLVVQRTGWGKSAVYFIATALLRELGEGPTVIVSPLLALMRNQIAAAERAGINAVTINSANPEEWEQVYGQVAEGMVDVLLVSPERLNNPDFRDQVLPELAESAGLVVVDEAHCISDWGHDFRPDYRRLRTMFEELPEGVPILATTATANARVTRDVAEQMGEETLVLRGALERESLHLGVVRLRGAEQRLAWLARTLHELPGSGIVYTLTVAAAQEIAAYLREQGHEVAAYSGQTEQAERLAAEQALLDNKIKALVATSALGMGYDKPDLGFVVHVGAPPSPVAYYQQVGRAGRGVERAEVILLPGAEDREIWAYFASLAFPPEPVVRTVLAALEEGGVLSTAALENRVDLSRTRLETMLKVLDVDGAVRRVKGGWEATGETWGYDADRYARVAAEREAEQRAMLDYLDTTECREMFLRRRLDDDTAAPCGRCDNCTGAHRSPEVEARAVEHAAESLRRPGVEIEARRQWPTGLTDLKGRIKPELGAEPGRALGRLTDIGWGNRLRGLLADGAPDGPVPDDVFAAMVKVLSSWEWAQRPVAVVAMPSAARPKLVRSLAERLAQVGRLSYLGDLGYRSGPPGRQFNSAQRVQAVRGTLAMPSALGAAVAGAGGPVLLVDDRVDTGWSMTLGAAMIRHAGAPAVLPLALAVTS from the coding sequence ATGCTGCGCGAAGAGGCCGAGGGGCGGCTGCGGGCGCTGGCGGGCGAGCACGCCCGGCTGCGCGAGGACCAGTGGGCGGCCATCAAGGCGCTGGTCATGGACCGCCGCAGGGTGCTCGTGGTGCAGCGGACCGGCTGGGGCAAGTCAGCGGTCTACTTCATCGCCACCGCGCTCCTGCGCGAGCTGGGCGAGGGGCCGACCGTCATCGTGTCGCCGCTGCTGGCGCTGATGCGCAACCAGATCGCCGCCGCCGAGCGGGCCGGGATCAACGCGGTCACGATCAACTCGGCCAACCCCGAGGAGTGGGAGCAGGTCTACGGCCAGGTCGCCGAGGGCATGGTCGACGTGCTGCTGGTCAGCCCCGAGCGGCTCAACAACCCCGACTTCCGCGACCAGGTCCTGCCCGAGCTGGCCGAGAGCGCGGGCCTGGTCGTGGTCGACGAGGCGCACTGCATCTCCGACTGGGGCCACGACTTCCGCCCCGACTACCGGCGGCTGCGCACCATGTTCGAGGAGCTGCCCGAGGGCGTGCCGATCCTGGCCACCACCGCCACGGCCAACGCCCGGGTCACCCGCGACGTCGCCGAGCAGATGGGCGAGGAGACGCTCGTCCTGCGCGGGGCGCTGGAGCGCGAGAGCCTCCATCTGGGGGTCGTCCGGCTGCGCGGCGCCGAGCAGCGCCTGGCCTGGCTCGCCCGGACCCTGCACGAGCTGCCCGGCTCCGGGATCGTCTACACCCTCACCGTCGCCGCCGCCCAGGAGATCGCCGCCTATCTGCGCGAGCAGGGGCACGAGGTGGCGGCCTACTCCGGGCAGACCGAGCAGGCCGAGCGGCTCGCCGCCGAGCAGGCCCTGCTCGACAACAAGATCAAGGCGTTGGTCGCCACCTCCGCGCTGGGCATGGGATACGACAAGCCCGATCTCGGCTTCGTCGTCCACGTCGGCGCGCCGCCGTCGCCCGTGGCCTACTACCAGCAGGTCGGCCGGGCGGGGCGCGGGGTCGAGCGGGCCGAGGTGATCCTGCTGCCCGGCGCCGAAGACAGGGAGATCTGGGCCTACTTCGCCTCGCTGGCCTTCCCGCCCGAGCCGGTCGTGCGGACCGTGCTCGCCGCCCTCGAAGAGGGGGGCGTGCTGTCCACGGCCGCGCTGGAGAACAGGGTGGACCTCAGCCGCACCCGGCTGGAGACCATGCTCAAGGTGCTCGACGTGGACGGCGCGGTGCGCCGGGTCAAGGGCGGCTGGGAGGCCACCGGCGAGACCTGGGGCTACGACGCCGACCGCTACGCCCGGGTCGCCGCCGAGCGCGAGGCCGAGCAGCGGGCCATGCTCGACTACCTCGACACCACCGAGTGCCGGGAGATGTTCCTGCGCCGGCGCCTGGACGACGACACCGCCGCCCCGTGCGGGCGCTGCGACAACTGTACGGGCGCGCACCGCTCGCCCGAGGTCGAGGCGCGGGCGGTGGAGCACGCCGCCGAGAGCCTGCGGCGGCCCGGGGTGGAGATCGAGGCGCGCAGGCAGTGGCCGACCGGGCTGACCGACCTCAAGGGCCGGATCAAGCCCGAGCTGGGCGCCGAGCCCGGCCGCGCCCTGGGGCGGCTGACCGACATCGGCTGGGGCAACCGCCTGCGCGGCCTCCTCGCCGACGGCGCCCCCGACGGCCCGGTCCCCGACGACGTCTTCGCCGCGATGGTCAAGGTGCTGTCGTCGTGGGAGTGGGCCCAGCGTCCGGTCGCGGTGGTCGCGATGCCCTCCGCCGCCCGTCCCAAGCTGGTCCGCAGCCTGGCCGAGCGGCTGGCCCAGGTCGGCCGCCTGTCCTATCTGGGCGACCTCGGATACCGCTCGGGCCCGCCCGGCCGCCAGTTCAACAGCGCGCAGCGGGTCCAGGCCGTCCGCGGCACGCTCGCCATGCCCTCGGCGCTCGGCGCCGCCGTCGCCGGGGCGGGCGGCCCGGTCCTGCTGGTCGACGACCGCGTCGACACCGGCTGGAGCATGACGCTCGGCGCCGCCATGATCCGTCACGCCGGGGCCCCCGCGGTGCTGCCGCTCGCCCTCGCGGTGACGAGCTAG
- a CDS encoding carbohydrate kinase family protein has product MTRVVVVGDLMTDAVARARYPLARASDTPAVVTMHGGGSGANIASWLAVEGAEVAFIGRRGADITGRNRDMELMGYGVDARLVMDPERPTGTCVVLVTHKGERTMLSDPGANAALSPEDLPRDLFAQGGHLHLSGYTLINEGSREAGLASLEMARRAGMSVSVDCSSSAPLERTGAEPFLEWTQNAKLLFANADQAKVLTGRDEPAAAAKVLTAWFPQVVVKLNDEGALWYTNSRTEPVKVPAETVERVVDGTGAGDAFTAGFLPAWLEGKPPADALASGCRLASRAISHLGARPRL; this is encoded by the coding sequence ATGACGCGGGTGGTCGTGGTGGGCGATCTCATGACCGACGCGGTCGCACGGGCTCGCTACCCGTTGGCCAGGGCCAGCGACACACCGGCGGTCGTCACCATGCACGGCGGGGGCTCGGGCGCCAACATCGCCTCCTGGCTCGCCGTCGAGGGCGCCGAGGTGGCCTTCATCGGGCGTCGCGGCGCCGACATCACCGGACGTAACCGCGACATGGAGCTGATGGGCTACGGCGTCGACGCCCGCCTCGTCATGGACCCCGAGCGGCCGACCGGCACCTGTGTGGTGCTCGTCACGCACAAGGGCGAGCGCACCATGCTCTCCGACCCGGGGGCGAACGCCGCCCTGTCGCCCGAGGACCTGCCCCGCGACCTGTTCGCCCAGGGCGGCCACCTGCACCTGTCGGGCTACACCCTGATCAACGAGGGCTCCCGCGAGGCCGGCCTCGCCTCCCTGGAGATGGCCCGCCGCGCCGGGATGTCCGTCTCGGTCGACTGCTCCTCCTCCGCCCCCCTGGAGCGGACCGGGGCCGAGCCGTTCCTCGAATGGACCCAGAACGCCAAGCTGCTGTTCGCCAACGCCGACCAGGCCAAGGTGCTGACCGGCCGTGACGAGCCCGCCGCCGCCGCGAAGGTGCTCACCGCCTGGTTCCCCCAGGTCGTGGTCAAGCTCAACGACGAGGGCGCGCTGTGGTACACCAACAGCCGCACCGAGCCGGTCAAGGTGCCCGCCGAGACCGTGGAGCGCGTGGTCGACGGCACCGGCGCCGGTGACGCCTTCACCGCCGGATTCCTGCCGGCCTGGCTGGAGGGCAAGCCCCCCGCCGACGCCCTCGCCTCCGGCTGCCGCCTGGCCTCCAGGGCCATCTCCCACCTGGGCGCCCGCCCCCGCCTCTGA